The bacterium genome has a window encoding:
- a CDS encoding YCF48-related protein gives DWTPQSSGITTTLNGVSVFREDGNLHLYAVGQNGVGLHSPNGGATWSRFDDMFVDNPLNAVATPFSADRVIAVGNVYAIVGTTTGTDWNVIYRIGNRLESVAASGPYPAWVVAVGQYGFIMRSPDHGRSWAYGRSGLSDNLKDVAHISGDDFVACGVNGAVIKSTDGGYNWTDVSGNLPTRNWYGLDVLDENTWFICGSNLGIYYTTNGGSSWSQDSTGANFNFYSIAMQDSSNGWAVGATDGSYAIVYRKTAGAWTRFSTGLGSANCDMLDVDVKSGTQAWMVGQNGSVYYLYSSGTQWRKVYGLADVDYRSVSFMNEDEGWIVGDEGNIYASTNGGVSYVFEDNGAHDDSLDVYGVYFWENAPSYGHGWAVGELNCRLLYDDFSPVELVDFTGRDTEEGVLLSWVLGGDIPAGFEAYRRERGSADWALLNEALLPSQSSRYLDRDTRAGTIYEYRLTVVETSGARTDFGPVEVRREGPTDARTVLHAAYPNPAESGGAVNLMLELTSAQNVVLAVYDLAGRRVATLADGELAAGRHAIVWSTAGVAPGVYECRMTAGDGVYSTRLVVTR, from the coding sequence ACGATTGGACGCCCCAGTCCTCCGGGATAACCACCACCCTCAACGGCGTCTCTGTCTTCCGGGAAGACGGCAATTTGCACCTTTACGCCGTGGGGCAAAACGGCGTGGGGCTCCACTCCCCGAACGGCGGAGCGACCTGGAGCCGGTTCGACGACATGTTCGTAGACAACCCCCTCAACGCGGTGGCAACGCCCTTCAGCGCCGACCGGGTCATCGCCGTCGGCAATGTCTACGCCATCGTGGGCACCACCACCGGCACCGATTGGAACGTCATCTACCGGATTGGAAACCGCCTGGAGAGCGTGGCCGCCAGCGGCCCGTACCCGGCCTGGGTGGTGGCCGTCGGTCAGTACGGATTCATCATGCGCAGCCCGGACCACGGCCGCTCCTGGGCCTACGGACGCTCCGGCTTATCGGACAACCTCAAGGACGTCGCGCACATATCGGGGGACGACTTCGTCGCCTGCGGCGTCAACGGCGCCGTCATCAAATCCACCGACGGCGGTTACAACTGGACGGACGTCTCCGGTAACCTCCCCACCCGCAACTGGTACGGATTAGACGTGCTGGACGAGAACACCTGGTTCATCTGCGGGTCCAACCTGGGCATCTACTACACCACCAACGGGGGGAGCTCCTGGAGTCAGGATTCGACCGGCGCCAACTTCAACTTCTACTCCATCGCCATGCAGGATTCCTCCAACGGTTGGGCCGTGGGCGCGACCGACGGCAGCTACGCCATCGTGTACCGGAAGACGGCGGGCGCCTGGACCCGGTTTTCCACCGGTCTGGGCTCCGCGAACTGCGACATGCTGGACGTGGACGTTAAAAGCGGCACCCAGGCCTGGATGGTCGGCCAAAACGGGAGCGTCTACTATCTCTACTCCAGCGGCACCCAGTGGCGCAAGGTCTACGGCCTGGCCGACGTGGACTACCGGAGTGTGTCCTTCATGAACGAGGACGAGGGCTGGATCGTGGGCGACGAGGGAAACATCTACGCCTCGACGAACGGCGGCGTGAGCTACGTCTTCGAGGACAACGGGGCCCACGACGATTCACTCGATGTCTACGGCGTCTACTTCTGGGAAAACGCGCCGAGCTACGGCCACGGGTGGGCCGTCGGCGAGCTAAACTGCCGCCTCCTCTACGACGACTTCTCCCCGGTGGAGCTCGTTGACTTCACCGGCCGCGACACCGAAGAGGGCGTCCTTTTGAGCTGGGTGCTCGGGGGCGACATCCCCGCCGGGTTCGAGGCGTACCGGCGTGAGCGAGGCTCCGCGGATTGGGCCCTGCTGAACGAGGCGCTCCTCCCGTCGCAGAGCTCGCGCTACCTCGACCGCGACACGCGGGCCGGGACCATCTACGAGTACCGGCTCACCGTCGTCGAGACTTCAGGCGCCCGGACCGACTTCGGGCCCGTCGAGGTCCGCCGCGAGGGGCCGACGGACGCGCGCACCGTCCTCCACGCCGCCTACCCGAACCCGGCTGAATCCGGCGGCGCGGTGAACCTTATGCTGGAGCTCACCTCGGCGCAGAACGTCGTCCTGGCGGTGTACGACCTCGCGGGGCGGCGGGTGGCGACCCTGGCGGATGGGGAGCTCGCGGCGGGGCGGCACGCGATTGTGTGGTCCACCGCCGGCGTGGCGCCGGGCGTTTACGAATGCCGGATGACCGCCGGGGACGGGGTCTATAGCACCCGCCTGGTCGTGACGCGGTAG